The following are from one region of the Aspergillus chevalieri M1 DNA, chromosome 1, nearly complete sequence genome:
- a CDS encoding ARMH3 family protein (COG:Z;~EggNog:ENOG410PGUI;~InterPro:IPR013636,IPR039868;~PFAM:PF08427;~TransMembrane:2 (o398-420i432-449o)) has protein sequence MEASPLTQQYRPDTFKPKIVQLYEDLFRIEDYAEPSEGFWREFFLLAPDRAQLHSILDQLGPDDILNLQAQTQQVFSRAIRQAASGVSPTDAFALETLTVFLACVLKKKYTNPSSDVITVLAGLDEVDHVISEFVSMLDGIIRKGSNFDVRAKAIRTAIAMVSGAYKTSLVSYFAHRDLFPSLMKFVHDSDTPTQVFEPFVLLGLLANYNKFEFQNPYQLRLDDFVNESSIQKIVKGVGTSCAALRNGYVAVQDDAPEGWSLISSLIYLGLGTLKPGSKDKKTPPTAEEAKDLFANLPAQQAAIFLSTYDFTNANKLFAVHLISAAPESSNEESPFATFLSVTSYLLQHAYRSARVSHYAELNLFILRILTEDSTLCKLLCSEDTKRTVRLCRQRQPYLPLVVGDRVLVTVIFDVMVDAISHNLRRRLDTKLYSHTTAILLRLLTYLSMNKIRLTYHWSELWRTLLSLMRFLTTYASDLTTNPHITTLSTSLVDLVAFCVSAGDTFLPDPASYDDLFYKLVETGPIISKFRDVYSLKPSNKKSADKDIHVGATDTLIAVSTHFYALLFHEDKEKSAVAEGEGESAAPIPASRKKNLSPREVHRIISQGYDTLSIQPPEGLSAWTRWREADWKTELKRAARCAVEDARVLVA, from the exons ATGGAGGCCTCCCCCTTAACCCAACAATATAGACCCGACACCTTCAAGCCCAAGATCGTGCAACTATACGAGGATCTCTTCCGA ATAGAAGACTATGCTGAACCATCCGAAGGTTTTTGGAGGGAATTCTTCCTGCTTGCGCCAGATCGAGCGCAGCTTCACTCAATCTTGGATCAGCTTGGCCCTGATGACATCCTGAACCTACAG GCGCAAACCCAGCAGGTTTTTTCTCGTGCCATCCGGCAGGCTGCCTCTGGAGTCAGTCCCACCGATGCCTTTGCGTTAGAG ACCTTGACGGTCTTTCTTGCCTGTGTCTTGAAAAAGAAGTATACCAACCCCAGTTCGGATGTCATTACCGTGCTTGCGGGGCTCGATGAGGTCGACCATGTCATCTCGGAGTTTGTATCTATGTTGGATGGCATTATTCGCAAAGGGAGCAACT TCGACGTCCGGGCGAAAGCCATTCGAACTGCCATTGCAATGGTTAGTGGGGCATACAAAACAAGTCTCGTATCGTACTTTGCCCATCGTGACCTATTTCCTTCGCTTATGAAG TTTGTTCATGATTCTGATACCCCGACTCAAGTGTTTGAACCGTTTGTCCTTCTTGGGTTGCTGGCGAACTATAACAAATTCGAATTCCAAAATCCATATCAACTGCGACTCGACGATTTTGTCAACGAGTCGAGCATCCAAAAAATTGTCAAGGGTGTCGGCACTTCGTGCGCTGCCCTACGAAACGGCTATGTAGCTGTCCAAGACGATGCTCCTGAAGGCTGGTCTTTGATCAGCTCTCTGATATACCTTGGTCTGGGAACTCTGAAGCCCGGTTCGAAGGATAAGAAGACTCCTCCAACCGCAGAAGAAGCTAAAGACTTATTCGCGAACCT ACCTGCGCAACAGGCGGCGATCTTCCTATCAACCTATGACTTTACCAACGCCAACAAACTCTTTGCCGTTCATCTAATCAGCGCTGCACCGGAAAGCAGCAACGAGGAGTCACCATTTGCAACCTTTTTGTCTGTAACATCGTACCTATTGCAACATGCGTATCGGTCCGCGAGAGTGTCACACTATGCGGAGCTCAATCTCTTTATTCTCCGCATCCTCACCGAGGATTCCACTCTATGCAAGCTCCTCTGCAGTGAGGACACAAAGAGAACGGTTCGCCTGTGTCGCCAAAGACAACCATATCTCCCATTGGTCGTTGGCGATCGAGTTCTTGTTACGGTCATCTTTGACGTGATGGTCGACGCCATTTCTCACAACCTCCGACGACGCCTCGATACAAAACTGTACAG TCACACAACCGcaatcctcctccgcctcctaACCTACCTCTCCATGAACAAAATCCGCCTAACCTACCACTGGTCCGAACTCTGGCgcaccctcctctccctaATGCGCTTTCTAACCACTTACGCATCCGACCTCACCACAAACCCCCATATTACCACCCTCAGTACTTCTCTCGTGGACCTAGTTGCCTTCTGCGTCTCCGCAGGTGACACCTTCCTTCCCGACCCTGCCTCCTACGACGACCTCTTCTACAAACTCGTCGAAACAGGTCCCATAATCTCTAAATTCCGAGACGTCTACTCCCTCAAACCAAGCAACAAGAAATCAGCCGATAAAGACATCCACGTCGGCGCTACTGATACCCTGATCGCTGTGTCTACGCATTTCTACGCCCTACTTTTCCACGAGGATAAGGAGAAGTCAGCCGTTGCAGAAGGGGAGGGTGAGTCTGCGGCACCGATCCCAGCATCTCGGAAGAAAAATTTGAGTCCGAGGGAGGTTCATCGGATTATTTCGCAGGGGTATGATACGTTGAGTATTCAGCCGCCGGAGGGCTTGAGTGCGTGGACGAGGTGGAGAGAGGCAGATTGGAAGACGGAATTGAAGAGGGCGGCGAGGTGTGCAGTTGAGGATGCTAGGGTGTTGGTCGCATAG